TATTATGAATTAATTGCTGACTTAATCAAAATTGCTGAACAAGAAAACTTTGCAGGTGATATCTGGAAGGAATATCTCTTAAAACTTATCATTACAGATCAGAATATCTTCAGCCTTCGTTGTGAACAAGATGCTAAAAATATTGGAGATAGCTTATATCAGGCTGCAATACATGACTTTAAGATTCTACAACAGATCTATCAATTTAAACTGCAAAATTTAGCTCAACAAATAGAGCTTAAAAATCTTAATTTTATTAATAATTTTCTACCTTCTAAAAGATCTAAAAATAAAGAAACTCCTGCTAGAAACTTCAAGAAAATAATCGATGCTTTCAATAATCATCAACCAACAACAACCTTAACTAAATCTTTAATGGAATATTATCAAGATCATGGTGTTGGAAAGTTAGGGATTTACAAAGCCTTTCGCTGGAAAGATAATCAACTTATTGGAATTAAAGATCCTGACTCTATCAGCTTTGATAACTTGGTAGGCTATGAAAACCAGCAAAAGAAATTAATCCAAAACACAGAAGCCTTCTTAAATGATAAAGCTGCTAATAATGTACTCTTATTTGGTGATAGTGGCACAGGAAAGTCATCTTCTGTAAAGGCATTACTTAATCAATATTCTGAAGCCGGACTAAGACTAATAGAGCTTAATAAAGATCAAATGAAAGAACTACCTAAGATATTAGAAAACCTTAAGAAAAGAGGATTACATTTTATTATCTTCATGGATGATCTATCCTTTGAGGATTTTGAAACAGAATATAAGTATATGAAAGCAATTATTGAAGGAGGAGTAGAAGTAAAACCAGATAATGTACTCTTTTATGCCACCTCTAACCGCAGGCACCTAATCAAAGAAAAATGGAGTGATCGTGATCAAGAAAGTGGAGAAGTTCATTTATCAGATGCAATACAAGAAAAATTATCATTATCAAGCCGCTTTGGATTAACAATCTTTTATGAATCTCCAAATCAGAAAGATTACTTGACTATAGTTAAAGAACTTGCTAAACAGAATAAACTCACTATAGGTGAAGAAGAACTCAAAACTAAGGCAATACAATGGGAGATGTGGCATAATGGTAGGTCAGGAAGAACAGCACAACAATTTATTAATTATTTATTAGGACAAAAAGCTTAACTTTAAGCCTCAACAAAAATACCAGCCTATTATAGGTTGGTATTTTAAAATATATTACTATTAATAAATTCATCCACCAATCTAGGATCAAATCTCTTGCCCTTCATGTGATCTATCTCGTTTAGTACCTCCTGATGGGATAGAGAATCAACTTCTGTCCTTATATCATAATAATGCACAATACTGATTATTCTGGCTAACAGAGGAATTCTATTTTCTTTTATCCCTTGAGGATATCCTTTTCCATCCCAGCGTTCATGGTGAAATAAGATAGCATTAGCAATTGGAAGTAACTCTTGAAAGCTTCTTGCTATCCGATAACCAATCTCACAATGCTGCTTAAGTTGACTTCTCTCTAATTTAGTTAAAGAAGTAGATTTATTGAATACCTCCTGAGAGATTCCTATCTTCCCTATATCATGTAATCTAGCCAATAACTTTAAATGATTGATATTATCTTGATCTAAGCCTAATATCTTCCCAAAGTTCAATAATAAGCTTTTTATCCTTCTTATATGAGCCTTACTTTCATAATTGCTCACTGTTAGGTTATTTTCTAAAGATATAATCATAGCATTATCTATAATTCTCTTACTCTCCAATTTATCCTGATACATCCTTCTTTCTGCTAATTTAATTATTTCTTCTATATTTTGACTAATATCTGTTTTAGTTGCTACTCCTAAAGCAATACTTGGCATGATAATATCAACATTAACCTTTTCAACTTCCCTTTTAATTCTTTTGATGACTTTCTTAGCATTATCAATATCTGTATTAGGTAAGATAATGCTAAATTCATCACCACCCCAACGAGCTATAATATCTCTATCTCTAGTAGATTTCTTGAGAATCTTAGCTACAAGCTTAATAACTTTATCACCTTGCCCATGACCAAAAGTATCATTAATCAACTTTAATCTATTATTATCAGCAATAATAATACTTAATGGCAACTGTTCAACATCATCTAAACAGTTAAGCATCTTTTGGTAATAGGAACGATTATAAAGTTCTGTTAAATCATCATGGTACATTAGATGCTCTATTCTTTCTTCAAACTCCTTACGTCTACTAATATCTATCAGTGAAACAATACTCTTACTCTCCATAATTGACTCAATCTGAAGCAATACTGTTTTTATATTTCCCCATTTATCAACTATTCTTAATTCACAATTATCAGATTTATCATCTTTTCTACGTTGCTTTTCATAACACTTAAATTTAATTTTATCATCTGCTACAATTAAATCTTCAAACTTCATATTAGCTTCTAACTCTTCTTTGGAATATCCTATTAAATTTTCTAGCTTATCATTAATTAAGGCTATAGAACTATTATCTTCACTAATAAACATAGCTGTTCCATTATTTTTAAATAAAAGTTTATAAATATCTTCACTTTGCTTCATTCTTCTATTCTTCATAGAGTCTTGATATATATCCATTGTTACTAACCCTTCGCCTCCTCATTACTCACACTACACAGATATTACTATATAGCCCTCTAGCCTTTTACAGATCCATTTAACAGACCTCTCATAAAATATCTACCTAGAAATATATAGATAAACAAAGTAGGTATTGCAGAAATAATAGCCCCACTCATCTGTACATTCCATTCAATGACTTTACTTCCTGCTAAATTTACCAATGCTACAGTAACTGGTTGACTAGCAGGATTATTAGTTAAGGTTACAGCAAATAAGAACTCATTCCATATATTTGTAAACTGCCAGATAGTTACTACAACAAATCCAGGTATAGAAATTGGCAAAAACACCTTAGTATAAGTTTTAAATATACCTGCTCCATCAACTTGAGCAGCTTCAATTAAAGCATCTGGAATCTCTGCATAATAGTTTCTAAAGATCAAGGTAGTTATTGGTATTCCATAAATAACATGTACCAAAATCAAGCCATAAATAGAACCATAGAGATCAATCTTTTGTAAGAACCTAACCAAAGGAATTAAAATACTTTGATAAGGAATAAACATCCCAAAAAGTAATAAGGCAAATAGGAAATTTGATCCTTTAAATCTCCATTTAGCTAACACATATCCATTCAAAGAACCAAACAAAGCCGAAAGAATCGTTGCCGGAATTGCTATATAAAAACTATTTAAGATATTTGGTGATAGATGTTTAAAGGCCTTTATAAATGGCTTAAATGAAAATTGAACAGGTAAGTTCCACATGTTCGTAGCAGATATTTCATTAAAACTTTTAAAACTTGTTGCTAATAGTACATACATTGGAACTAAGAACAAACAAGATAGAAGTATTAAAAATAAATACATCACAGTCTTCTTTCCCAGTTTATTTGAAGTCAATTTTATCCATCCTCTCTATAGTTATTAGATAAGTAAGGTATAATTAATATACCTACTAAGATCAATAGCACAACAGCAATACTTGCCCCTGTAGAATATCTATTTGATTTAAAAGCAGCTTCAAACATATATATAGCTGGAATATCAGTTACATTATTAGGTCCACTACCAGTCATAGCATAGATTAAAGCAAAGAACTTTAATGATATATGAGCCAAAATAACTATTGCTGATAAGGTAAGAGGTTTAAGCATTGGAAATAAAACTCTCCTAAAAATTTGCCAATTAGAAGCCCCATCTACTCTTGCTGCTTCAATCAATGATTTAGGAATTCCTCTTATTCCTGAAAGCCATAAAGCCATTATATAACCAGAAAATTGCCAAATTGCCACAATAACTATAGGAATTAAAGCAACATTAAAACCAAAAAAACTAGAATCGGTACTAATAAACCACTCCCATTGCAAATTAGACAGACCTATCTTTCCTAAAAGAAAATTTATTCCTTCAGGATTATTAGGTAAAGTACCTGGTGCAAAGATCCATCGCCACACTGTCCCAGATATCACAAAGGAAATAGCCATAGGAAATAAAAATATACTCTTGAAAAAACTTCTACCCTTTTTTATCCCATTAATTATAAGTGCTAATACTATACCCAATGCCAAGGTATAGGCTATGAAATAAATACTAAAAAATACAATATTTTTAAGATCTGTTAAAAATCTTTGATCGTTGAATAGATCTATATAGTTTTCAAACCAAACATAGTTCTTTTCACCCCTTAATAAAGTAGCAAAATCATCCCAATTTAATAATGAAATTTCAACTGTTTTAGCAATAAAGCCATAGACAAATATAAGAATTGCAATGATTGATGGTAAAACAAATAGAAAAGATATAAACCTTTCTTTTTTATTTTGTTTCATTTTAATAAGTTCACCTCCGTTAAATTATAAAATCAATCTTTCTAAAGGTTTTATTTAAGGTATTTATCTGCTATATCTTGAATGTTATTAAAGCTTCTTTCTATATTTCTTTCACTAACAA
Above is a window of Orenia marismortui DSM 5156 DNA encoding:
- a CDS encoding diguanylate cyclase; this encodes MDIYQDSMKNRRMKQSEDIYKLLFKNNGTAMFISEDNSSIALINDKLENLIGYSKEELEANMKFEDLIVADDKIKFKCYEKQRRKDDKSDNCELRIVDKWGNIKTVLLQIESIMESKSIVSLIDISRRKEFEERIEHLMYHDDLTELYNRSYYQKMLNCLDDVEQLPLSIIIADNNRLKLINDTFGHGQGDKVIKLVAKILKKSTRDRDIIARWGGDEFSIILPNTDIDNAKKVIKRIKREVEKVNVDIIMPSIALGVATKTDISQNIEEIIKLAERRMYQDKLESKRIIDNAMIISLENNLTVSNYESKAHIRRIKSLLLNFGKILGLDQDNINHLKLLARLHDIGKIGISQEVFNKSTSLTKLERSQLKQHCEIGYRIARSFQELLPIANAILFHHERWDGKGYPQGIKENRIPLLARIISIVHYYDIRTEVDSLSHQEVLNEIDHMKGKRFDPRLVDEFINSNIF
- a CDS encoding carbohydrate ABC transporter permease → MKQNKKERFISFLFVLPSIIAILIFVYGFIAKTVEISLLNWDDFATLLRGEKNYVWFENYIDLFNDQRFLTDLKNIVFFSIYFIAYTLALGIVLALIINGIKKGRSFFKSIFLFPMAISFVISGTVWRWIFAPGTLPNNPEGINFLLGKIGLSNLQWEWFISTDSSFFGFNVALIPIVIVAIWQFSGYIMALWLSGIRGIPKSLIEAARVDGASNWQIFRRVLFPMLKPLTLSAIVILAHISLKFFALIYAMTGSGPNNVTDIPAIYMFEAAFKSNRYSTGASIAVVLLILVGILIIPYLSNNYREDG
- a CDS encoding carbohydrate ABC transporter permease — translated: MYLFLILLSCLFLVPMYVLLATSFKSFNEISATNMWNLPVQFSFKPFIKAFKHLSPNILNSFYIAIPATILSALFGSLNGYVLAKWRFKGSNFLFALLLFGMFIPYQSILIPLVRFLQKIDLYGSIYGLILVHVIYGIPITTLIFRNYYAEIPDALIEAAQVDGAGIFKTYTKVFLPISIPGFVVVTIWQFTNIWNEFLFAVTLTNNPASQPVTVALVNLAGSKVIEWNVQMSGAIISAIPTLFIYIFLGRYFMRGLLNGSVKG
- a CDS encoding ATP-binding protein produces the protein MCTNLNSFSKLNSLLLYRNILDDQIVKKLSKLISSLNKNNNTDTKTLKNNYYELIADLIKIAEQENFAGDIWKEYLLKLIITDQNIFSLRCEQDAKNIGDSLYQAAIHDFKILQQIYQFKLQNLAQQIELKNLNFINNFLPSKRSKNKETPARNFKKIIDAFNNHQPTTTLTKSLMEYYQDHGVGKLGIYKAFRWKDNQLIGIKDPDSISFDNLVGYENQQKKLIQNTEAFLNDKAANNVLLFGDSGTGKSSSVKALLNQYSEAGLRLIELNKDQMKELPKILENLKKRGLHFIIFMDDLSFEDFETEYKYMKAIIEGGVEVKPDNVLFYATSNRRHLIKEKWSDRDQESGEVHLSDAIQEKLSLSSRFGLTIFYESPNQKDYLTIVKELAKQNKLTIGEEELKTKAIQWEMWHNGRSGRTAQQFINYLLGQKA